From the genome of Lates calcarifer isolate ASB-BC8 unplaced genomic scaffold, TLL_Latcal_v3 _unitig_2191_quiver_2825, whole genome shotgun sequence:
GAGACTGAGACTTTAAAAAGGCTTTTCAtccaacatttttcattttgtttatctgAGATGACTTTGTCTCTTTGAAAAGACAGAAGTGGCCAAAATGGCAACTCAAATATATATAGCACGTATAGTTCAGAGACTCACCATCTGTACAACAATCACATTAGAACAAGATAAAATAATCTAACGtacacaacaaccacacacaatCCTACAACCTTAACTTTAACCAAAGATGAAACAAAGGAAGATGTAtttaataaaacagctgtaagtCATTATACCAATAAAACCAAAGTAATGAAGGAAATACACCCCCACTTCATTTCCCTCCAGGAACCAGGGCCTCTCTCAGGTTTCCACTTCAACTCTCACAAACATCTTGAAAATATACGATGGAAAAAAGACATGTTTGACTGAATCGTTCCTTCAACAGTTCGTGAcatattgattgattggttgatGTATTGATTCATATTGTGAGATGATCTGTTCTACTTGAATCAAactttcttttcctgtcttttgttCTTGAGGAGCCTTTAAACCGCCTCTGTATCTGATTGGTTtactttgaattttaaaattcttctctctccagccGTTGGTCGCCCACACCGCGCGGCTGCCCCTGCTCTGGACCAATGAGCGTTCGCACCGCCCTGGCACTTCCTATATAAAGCCTCTTCTCTGCGGCGTTCAGTAGACTTTGTTTCGCTGTGAAAAACAGACAAGACTAAGAAACTAAAATGGCCAGAACCAAACAGACCGCCCGTAAATCCACCGGAGGCAAAGCTCCCAGGAAGCAGCTGGCTACCAAAGCTGCCCGTAAGAGCGCCCGGCCACCGGCGGAGTCAAGAAACCTCACCGCTACAGGCCCGGTACCGTGGCTCTCAGAGAGATCCGTCGTTACCAGAAGTCCACCGAGCTGCTGATCCGCAAGCTGCCCTTCCAGCGCCTGGTCAGAGAGATCGCTCAGGACTTCAAGACCGATCTGCGCTTCCAGAGCTCCGCCGTCATGGCTCTGCAGGGAGGCCAGCGAGGCTTACCTGGTCGGCCTGTTCGAGGACACCAACCTGTGCGCCATCCACGCCAAGAGGGTCACCATCATGCCCAAAGATATCCAGCTGGCCCGCCGCATCCGCGGAGAGAGGGCTTAGACTGACCCCAGACCAGTTCAACCACCACAACGGCTCTTTTCAGAGCCACTCACATGTTCTGAAGCAGCAATAAGTTAATGTTACAGTTATACATATACGGTGTATATTATATATCTTACTGTCCGTGTTTAATAAGCAGGCACAGCTTTCACTCAGGCTTCTATCcaggttttgttttcctggTGTTTAGTCAAACACACTCAGGTTTAAGAAGCTTCACAGTAACAGATGTACTGAATGTTCAGTAAAGGCTGCAGGAAGCACGAGGTTCATGTGGACGATTCAGACGTTATGtgcaaatgtacatttaatatAAGCTGATCACAAATAATCTTCAGTCAGTCGCTGTAGTTACTTTGTTTTACACCGGTGACTGTTCTTAGTCTACTGTCTAtatatgtctatatatatatatatatatatatatatatatgtatatatatatatatatatatatatatatatatgtatatatatatatatatatatatatgtatatatatatatatatatatgtatgtatatatatatatatatatatatgtatatatatatatatatatatgtatatatatatatatatatatgtatatgtatatatatatatatatatatatagacatatatattatatatatatatatgtgtgtatatatatatatatatatatatatatatatgtgtatatatatatatatatatatatatatatgtatatatatatatatatgtatatatatgtgtatatatatatatatgtatatatatgtgtatatatatatatatgtatatatatgtgttatatatatatatatgtatatatgtgtatatatatatatatgtgtatatatatatatatatatatatatatatatatatgtatatgtatgtatatatatatatgtgtgtgtgtgtgtatacagtgtcTAGTGTAACGTATAGAACGTTAAAGTGACCCGTACTTTAACtctgagtgagacagagaggaaaagcatCGAAGATAAACTGTTGTAATGTGTTAGATGTGAATGAGTTGACTGATGTCTGTTGGTCTGTTGGAACAGTTTTATCAGATTTATCTGATGCAACACGATCTACgtgtatttatttgaattttattgacttgattaaatgtatttcacagTGAATTTACCCCGCCATGTTTTATAACGAAGCTCTCAACCAGGAAAAAGCGGGAGCCTTCATGACGTCAGCTCGTCTCTGATTGGAGGATCATAGTTACCGCTCAGtgtgaccaatcagagagcagctggttcGGTATATAAGTCGGCTGTCAGAGAGGGTTGGGTACATTTCTCTCGTACTCGACgaagaaaataatctgaaaatatGTCTGGACGTGGAAAAGGTGCCGGCAAGACCAGAGCTAAGGCCAAGACCCGCTCCTCTCGTGCCGGTCTTCAGTTCCCGGTGGGTCGTGTCCACAGACTGCTGAGGAAGGGGAACTACGCTGAGCGTGTCGGTGCCGGAGCTCCGGTGTATCTGGCAGCGGTGCTGGAGTATCTGACCGCTGAGATCCTGGAGCTGGCAGGAAACGCCGCCCGCGACAACAAGAAGACCAGGATCATCCCCCGCCACCTGCAGCTGGCTGTCCGCAACGACGAGGAGCTCAACAAGCTGCTGGGCGGAGTCACCATCGCTCAGGGCGGCGTACTGCCCAACATCCAGGCTGTCCTGCTGCCCAAGAAGACCGAGAAGCCCGTCAAAAAGTAAACACCCGAGACCGGCTTCAACAACACAacggctcttttaagagccacacACTTCGACTACAGAGCGAGTTCCTGGTTTATAGCTTCTGCTTATGAACCAGTGTCCTGACTGGACCTGATCCCTGAGTTCCTGCAGACAGCTGCTCTTTAATATGAACAGCGCTAAGTTAATTTATTTACCTGCGTGTTCTGAACAGGAAACTTCCTTTTAATACTGAGACAGGTGAGTCACACGTGAggattaataataatgaaccATCACCTCCCAGTTTAACTTGGTGGACTAGCTCTCCTTCAGTGGTGTAGCCTGTACTCTGTTAGAGTTTACTGTCATCCCAAAGGAATCAAAGTCTAGTTTGTAGTAGTGGGTGTACTGTGATGACATCACGTGACTATCATGGAAAACTGGTACAACACGTGttgacacaaacattttaacCTGCAGTCATCTGCTGCCATTATAACTTCCTTTATATTAGTTCCTCTCTGTACTTTTCCTCTTCAGTTTGGCTGTAATGGCTGCCACAGTCTTACTGAAGTTTTCTGTTATCATGATCTCTGACAGTGAAgtgacataaacacatcatATAAAACACAGGAACTCACCTGTGTCTGCAGGTAACAGGTGGTTTCACAAAACAAACTCTAGACATGagacagaagaaacacacaccttctcttttcttcataTTATCATCAGTTAATATGTGAATATTGTTTTAGATTGTTGTATGAAGATGTAGGTTTGTATGTTATCGTGCCTCTTTCTCTTACTGTTGcagtgtaaatgacctgtaatTATGAAGCTGTGGATCATGAaacagtgtgtttcagcttcagtgtgttaatgtgacgTGTTTAATgggaggagacagcagcaggttataacacacagctgatgtaGAAATGAAAGTGTTCACTGACTGAACTGCAGCAGAGACTCTACTACTGACTGTTAGACACCAACATGGGCAACAACTACTCTGAGCTCAGTGAGTACATTTATAACTTTCAATGACAGCGTTCAGCTTTAAAAGAGACTTTGCTTTAGCTTCACATTGACTTTGGACAACGATAGAACATTGATTAATGATAATGAATCTTTGATTAGTTTTACTATTTATTTGAtctgtgttattatttctacactgtgactgtattttatttcatggtggaataaaacatttgatcTAGAAACATGTGAAACAAACCCTGAACAAAGACCTGTGGTCAGCGTTTTCAGCCccacctgtttcctgtctctctgagcttaTAACTTCCTCACTAACAGTTTCTGTGAATTTGCAAAAGggtcaaagacaaaaagtgttttcaaacatcaaaaaataataatgtaaaacaactttactgtctttttctgtACATCAGAATGGATCCTGTTTATCCTGCAACAATAATGACTAtcacacattttacagaaaagacTAAAATATCATTCAGTGTAAGAAGTTTATATATGAAACATATTCAGAGGCAGAGCAACATTAATGATATGACACATTACAGGAGTGTTTCTAAGAGTCACAGTGCAGCCTCCACATACTGattcactgtcattttaaatctttatacGCTGTCATTCTCCGTCCAACCACCAGGTGTTACACATTTATCACCAAGACCTTTTTATTAAGAAGTGAAATTCAATTAAACAATTCAACTTAGTTTGACCACATGACtatttatatattgtaataaGAACAGGTCAGTATGAGattattatttcacactgaTCGACCATGGATTGGTCCCGTCATCGGTGTCGACTTCAGGCAGAACTGGGTCAGAAGATGAGATCACACTTTAAACTGAGACTCAGATAAATCCTGTAAAGTCCTGTATCATGGTCTCTTGGTGAACAATGAATACAGTGAAGGAGGATTCATCTGATCCTGTCACTGTTTTCCAAACCTCTGTAGATCAGTGCTGATGGTTTCTGTTCCACTGAACTCTCAGGATTTATCCTCTGAAGACCTCAACTGGTtccacttgtttgttttctaatcaAACCCATCACATTTTCTGAGTCTGTTACTGACTGTTaactctgtctgtcagctctgtgtttggactGAACATATCAAGCTAACACTTTGTTTTCAGGCCTTTATGTTCAGAGGAGCTGATCAGAGACAGTGGTCATATTTCATCCACTTTGTCCTTCATCAACATCAGTaatgactttgtgttttctccaacAGAGAATGAGGAGCTAGAACCACTAACAGCACCAGAGGAGTCAGAAGAGCTAAAGGAGCTGGAACCACTAACAGCACCAGAGGAGTCAGAAGAGCtaaaggagctggaggagctggaggacctACAGGAACCAGACCTCAGGATTGTTCTTGTTGGGAAAACTGGATCTGGGAAAAGTGCAACAGGAAACACCATCTTAAGAAAGAAGGTTTTTCTATCTAAAGCATCTCCTtccacagtgacagcagagtgTCAGAAGGAAACAGGAGAGTTTGAGGGTAAAACTCTGGCTGTTGTTGATACTCCAGGTCTGTTTGACCccagaagaaaaggagagaaacaaaaagagagggtGAAGCTAGAGATGGCTAGAGCCATCTCATTAGCTTCTCCTGGTCCTGATGTGTTCCTGATCGTGATCCAGTTGAACAGATtcacagaagaagaacaaaacacagtaaaactcaTTCAGAAGGTGTTTGGAGAAAAGGCAGCAGGTTACACCATGGTGCTGTTCACACGTGGAGACGACCTGGAGGTGGATGGAGAGTCCATAGATGATTTCATTGATCAAAATCCAGATCTTCAGAACGTCATCAGACAGTGTGATGGAGGACACCATGTGTTCAACAACAGAGACAATGATCCTTCTCAAGTCCatgagctgctgaagaagatCGAGTCAATGGTTCAGAGAAATGGAAGAAGATACTACACCAATGAAATGCTCCAACAGGCTGAGAGAGCCAtaagagaagagatgaaacGACTTCTGAGAGAGAATCCAAATATGACGCTCGAAGAGGCCAGAAGAAAGgcggagaaaaaaaacagatttatacGGGTCATTGCACGGGCTGCTCCTTTTGTTGGAGCAGGTGTTGGAGCAGGTGTTGGAATAGGTGTTGGAATAGGCATTGAAATAGCTGTTGCAGCAGAAAttggagcagctgttggagCTGTGGGAGGTCCAAttggagctgcagttggagttgcagttggagctgcagtggcAGCTATAGCTGtagcagtgaagaagaagaagaaggctgatgcagcagcagcagaagctgcTTCCAGCCCTAATAAACTGGAGCTGAAGGAAAACTAATGATGGAAACAGAGTGTAACTTTAGTTtgatcttgtttgtttgttctgcttctTCACTGAATGTATGGTCTTTACCAGCAGGTAGCTTTCTGCTAATGTTAGACATGATGAGCATTTTAGTTTCACTGATCATTAGTCATTATTCATCATGGGACTGATGGGAACTTTCAACTCTTTAGTCCAGAACAATCCACAGGTCAGATTGTGTAACATGTGCTGCTCTTGATTTGCTTGAATGAAAAAGGTGAAAGGTTTTAATAGAGCTTGTTTTCTTGTGCTGTCAGAGGAGGTGttggaaagaaggaaaggtTTTGACTGGAATGAAGCAGTTTGTATAAAAGCAGtgagatgtttctgtgttgataAAGTGGGAGCTTTAAAGGtccaacaacactgacatgatgCTTCATATATCACATCTACTTTATGCTACTGTGCTATGCTACTCTATCTACTGTCTGCTAACAtgttaataaacagaaatatgacaaatgatCTTCTGTGTCAGACTGTTACTGTACAACACATTGATTTAAAGCAGCA
Proteins encoded in this window:
- the LOC108892335 gene encoding histone H2A; the protein is MSGRGKGAGKTRAKAKTRSSRAGLQFPVGRVHRLLRKGNYAERVGAGAPVYLAAVLEYLTAEILELAGNAARDNKKTRIIPRHLQLAVRNDEELNKLLGGVTIAQGGVLPNIQAVLLPKKTEKPVKK